Proteins from a single region of Stappia sp. ES.058:
- a CDS encoding bifunctional UDP-sugar hydrolase/5'-nucleotidase encodes MKRRILVLGVLALGLAGAPAHADYSLTILHINDLHSRLEPINKYDSTCSPEDDAKGECFGGVARLKAKIDERRAALAEAGRNVITLDAGDQFQGSLFYTTYKGAAAAEFMNAIGFDAMAVGNHEFDDGPEGLSAFLDKVDVPVLSGNIDVENEPALKGKIAGTMVLSVGGQRIGLVSTLAEDTVETSSPGPNVAFFSAENYLKGAVEGLQAAGVDKIVAITHMGLPRDLQIASRVPGIDVIVGGHSHTLLSNTDDKAAGPYPVLVQNPVGQQVPIVQAYAYGKFLGEIEVVFDDAGNVVSANGNPTLLDASVAADKAVAARVAELGEPLEELKAKVIGDTKAMIDGSRNSCRAGECPMGNLVADAMLERVKGQGIDIAIQNGGGLRASIEAGEVTMGEVLTVLPFQNTLATFQLKGSDVITALENGVSQVEEGAGRFPQVAGLRFSWTRARPAGDGRIIKVEVAQDGGWVALDPDKTYGVVSNNYMRGGGDGYSVFADAGTKAYDYGPGLEEVVADYVSDIQGGYEPFTDGRIREIE; translated from the coding sequence ATGAAGAGACGTATTTTGGTGCTGGGCGTTCTTGCTCTCGGCTTGGCAGGTGCTCCGGCCCATGCAGATTATTCGCTGACGATCCTGCACATCAACGATCTTCATTCCCGCCTGGAACCGATCAACAAGTATGATTCCACCTGTTCGCCCGAGGATGATGCCAAGGGCGAGTGCTTCGGCGGCGTCGCGCGCCTGAAGGCGAAGATCGACGAACGCCGTGCAGCCCTTGCCGAGGCGGGCCGCAACGTGATCACGCTCGATGCGGGCGACCAGTTTCAGGGATCGCTGTTTTACACCACCTACAAGGGCGCGGCGGCCGCAGAGTTCATGAATGCCATCGGCTTCGACGCCATGGCCGTCGGCAACCATGAATTCGACGATGGACCGGAAGGCCTGTCCGCGTTTCTCGACAAGGTCGATGTGCCGGTGCTGTCGGGCAACATCGACGTCGAGAATGAGCCCGCGCTGAAAGGCAAGATCGCCGGAACCATGGTGCTTTCGGTTGGCGGCCAGCGCATCGGGCTGGTCTCGACACTGGCGGAAGACACGGTCGAGACCTCGTCTCCCGGCCCGAATGTCGCGTTCTTTTCGGCGGAAAACTATCTGAAAGGGGCGGTCGAGGGGCTCCAGGCGGCGGGCGTCGACAAAATCGTCGCGATCACGCATATGGGGCTGCCCCGCGACTTGCAGATCGCCTCTCGCGTTCCGGGCATCGACGTGATCGTCGGGGGGCATTCCCATACGCTGCTGTCCAACACCGATGACAAGGCTGCCGGCCCCTATCCGGTGCTGGTGCAAAACCCGGTCGGCCAGCAGGTTCCCATCGTCCAGGCCTATGCCTACGGCAAGTTCCTGGGCGAAATCGAGGTCGTCTTCGATGACGCCGGAAATGTGGTCTCCGCAAACGGCAATCCGACCCTTCTGGATGCCTCGGTTGCCGCGGACAAGGCGGTCGCCGCGCGCGTCGCCGAGCTTGGCGAACCGCTGGAAGAGCTGAAGGCCAAGGTGATTGGCGATACCAAGGCGATGATCGACGGATCCCGCAACAGCTGCCGGGCCGGCGAATGTCCGATGGGCAATCTGGTCGCGGACGCGATGCTTGAGCGCGTCAAGGGACAGGGTATCGATATCGCGATTCAGAACGGCGGCGGATTGAGAGCCTCGATCGAGGCCGGCGAGGTCACGATGGGAGAGGTGCTGACGGTTCTTCCGTTCCAGAACACGCTTGCCACCTTCCAATTGAAGGGAAGCGACGTGATCACGGCGCTTGAAAACGGCGTCTCCCAGGTCGAAGAGGGCGCCGGACGGTTTCCGCAGGTGGCCGGACTGCGCTTCAGCTGGACCCGCGCCCGCCCCGCCGGCGATGGCCGTATCATCAAGGTTGAGGTCGCGCAGGATGGCGGTTGGGTGGCGCTCGACCCCGACAAGACCTATGGCGTCGTTTCCAACAATTACATGCGCGGCGGCGGCGACGGATACAGCGTGTTCGCCGATGCGGGCACGAAGGCCTATGACTACGGCCCCGGCCTGGAAGAAGTCGTCGCGGATTATGTGAGCGACATCCAGGGCGGTTACGAGCCCTTTACCGACGGTCGCATTCGCGAGATCGAATAG
- a CDS encoding lipopolysaccharide assembly protein LapB gives MRRRLWRAGALGTALALALTFASASFAQGAAEDRAALEARQEILLQAMLSDPQDFDTAFEHAAVSVRLGDYEAAIGSLERVLIQAPENPGVLLEVGVLYYRLGSFETARSYLRRAENAPNASAAVAERAGQFQAAIVTAEDPLKVSGMLTTGVRFQTNANAGPTDRFIVLGGSTYLLANTVLGRQDWNAFVAGNIHASYDLGNQGDLLEADLLFYGDRYLDVSRVNSAMSELTFGPSFNMARFDIDDARFGVYGIVNGVRLDGGNYSGTIGGGARFAIQPSERSTINARIEYRHNWFRDSSTYQSVSNRNGYEISGRLAHVFQLDDTWSVRGFFLAGFEQAKASFESNWHAGASVGATYRFASPIERLETPWMVDLDLGYLYRAYDAPDPSVSTTLSQSDNEAWVRGALGIPLRSDIVLSLSAEYRRVQSNYRTRDYSNTTGMLSVTKLF, from the coding sequence TTGCGCAGGCGGCTTTGGCGTGCAGGCGCGCTTGGAACGGCTCTCGCCCTGGCACTGACCTTCGCGAGCGCGTCCTTCGCACAGGGGGCTGCGGAGGACCGGGCGGCCCTTGAGGCGCGCCAGGAAATCCTGCTGCAGGCCATGCTTTCCGACCCGCAGGATTTCGACACGGCTTTTGAACACGCGGCAGTGTCCGTGCGCCTTGGAGATTATGAAGCGGCGATCGGATCGCTGGAACGGGTGCTGATCCAGGCACCTGAAAATCCCGGCGTTCTGCTGGAGGTCGGCGTTCTTTATTACCGGCTTGGGTCTTTCGAGACCGCTCGCTCCTATCTTCGGCGTGCGGAAAATGCCCCGAATGCGTCCGCCGCCGTTGCGGAACGTGCAGGTCAGTTCCAGGCCGCGATCGTGACGGCCGAGGACCCGCTCAAGGTGTCGGGGATGCTGACGACCGGCGTTCGTTTCCAGACGAATGCCAATGCCGGCCCGACCGACCGCTTCATCGTGCTTGGGGGCAGCACGTATCTTCTCGCCAATACGGTGCTCGGCCGGCAAGACTGGAACGCCTTTGTCGCCGGCAACATCCACGCAAGCTATGATCTTGGCAATCAGGGCGATCTGCTGGAGGCGGATCTCCTGTTTTACGGTGACCGCTATCTTGACGTTTCGCGTGTGAACAGCGCGATGTCGGAGCTGACATTCGGCCCGTCGTTCAATATGGCGCGGTTCGATATCGACGATGCCCGCTTCGGCGTCTATGGCATCGTCAACGGCGTGCGACTGGATGGCGGGAACTACTCGGGCACGATCGGTGGCGGCGCACGCTTCGCGATCCAGCCGTCCGAGCGCTCCACGATCAACGCCAGGATCGAGTATCGGCACAATTGGTTCCGCGACAGCTCGACCTACCAGAGCGTCAGCAATCGCAACGGCTACGAGATTTCCGGTCGGCTTGCACATGTTTTCCAGCTCGACGACACGTGGTCGGTGCGCGGTTTCTTTCTTGCCGGCTTCGAGCAGGCGAAGGCGTCGTTCGAGAGCAACTGGCATGCAGGTGCCTCGGTCGGTGCGACGTACCGGTTCGCGTCACCGATAGAGCGCCTGGAAACGCCGTGGATGGTGGACCTCGATCTGGGATATCTCTACCGCGCCTATGACGCGCCGGACCCGTCGGTCAGCACCACGCTCAGCCAGAGCGACAATGAGGCCTGGGTTCGCGGCGCCCTCGGTATTCCGCTTCGATCGGATATTGTGCTTTCCCTGTCCGCCGAATACCGGCGGGTGCAGTCGAACTATCGAACCCGGGATTATTCCAATACGACAGGCATGCTGAGCGTCACCAAGCTGTTTTGA
- a CDS encoding acyl-homoserine-lactone synthase — MIRLIQGIDRMNHAFEIDRMHTIRADVFHHKLRWDVTVNDGWEIDIFDEANPLYIISIDPDTEDVRGSLRLLPTTGPNMLRDVFSGLLPDDLEIADPLIWEASRFSMDPEYACGSKKCGQVSEITAELFLGAIEIGTLIGLRQLVTVYDARMARLFRRANFKIEVVGTPMRYGRVMTYAGVIGTNQTTIDELRAASGHTMSVLEKPAPTDPLAAFVA; from the coding sequence ATGATCCGCTTGATCCAGGGAATTGACCGTATGAATCACGCATTCGAGATCGATCGGATGCACACAATCCGAGCTGACGTATTTCACCATAAACTTCGTTGGGATGTCACTGTCAATGATGGTTGGGAGATTGACATCTTCGATGAAGCCAATCCACTCTACATCATTTCAATCGATCCCGATACCGAAGATGTGCGCGGATCCTTGCGGCTCCTTCCGACGACCGGCCCGAACATGCTTCGCGATGTGTTCAGCGGCCTGCTGCCCGATGACCTTGAAATCGCCGACCCCCTTATCTGGGAGGCATCCAGGTTCTCGATGGATCCCGAGTACGCGTGCGGCTCCAAGAAATGCGGACAAGTCAGCGAAATTACGGCTGAGTTGTTTCTTGGAGCAATCGAGATCGGCACCCTTATTGGTCTCCGACAACTCGTGACAGTCTATGATGCGCGGATGGCACGTCTGTTTCGACGTGCCAACTTCAAGATTGAAGTTGTCGGTACGCCGATGCGCTATGGCAGGGTCATGACATATGCCGGCGTCATCGGAACCAATCAAACCACGATCGACGAGTTGCGCGCAGCGAGTGGGCACACAATGTCCGTCCTCGAGAAACCCGCGCCGACAGACCCGCTCGCAGCATTCGTGGCTTGA
- a CDS encoding LuxR family transcriptional regulator, translating into MMRDVRFTDVIEKLRVASSNDEARGLLNHVVSEYGLKNAVYYADRMPELTQREPYLALTYQEDWVRHYKEQDFFSIDPVLRAGAQSLLPVDWDILDRSAPKVRQMFDEARDFAIGHKGLTFPIRGVNGETALLSITSDFTDREWAKTKSIYMRDFQVIANFIHEMIVRTQKTKKIIPKLSPREHECLKWASEGKTYEDIALLIGIRPGTVKTYMEMSRRKLNALNTTHMVARALSLKLIDPPG; encoded by the coding sequence ATGATGCGGGATGTACGATTTACAGATGTCATTGAAAAACTTCGCGTTGCATCTTCAAATGATGAAGCCCGGGGTCTTCTCAATCATGTCGTCTCCGAATACGGACTCAAAAACGCGGTATATTATGCAGATCGAATGCCAGAGCTCACCCAACGAGAGCCCTATCTGGCGTTGACCTATCAGGAGGACTGGGTCCGTCACTATAAGGAGCAAGACTTTTTTTCGATCGATCCGGTGCTGAGAGCAGGAGCTCAAAGCCTTCTACCGGTTGACTGGGATATTCTTGACCGCAGCGCACCGAAAGTTCGGCAGATGTTCGACGAGGCAAGAGACTTTGCGATCGGGCACAAGGGCCTCACATTTCCGATAAGAGGCGTAAACGGAGAAACTGCGCTTTTGTCAATTACATCAGACTTTACGGATCGAGAGTGGGCGAAAACCAAATCCATTTATATGCGCGACTTCCAAGTCATCGCGAATTTTATTCATGAAATGATTGTTCGAACGCAAAAAACGAAAAAGATAATACCGAAACTATCGCCTCGTGAGCATGAGTGCTTGAAGTGGGCGTCCGAAGGAAAGACATACGAAGACATTGCTTTGCTGATTGGGATACGACCAGGGACTGTCAAGACCTATATGGAAATGTCTCGCCGGAAACTCAATGCGCTCAATACAACTCACATGGTTGCTCGGGCACTCTCCCTAAAATTGATCGACCCGCCAGGTTAA
- a CDS encoding IS3 family transposase (programmed frameshift) — protein MSKRKQHAPEFKAKVALEALKGEETAAELASRFGVHPTMIHQWKRALLEGASGVFERGSRKRPEIDEEQVKELHAKIGELAVANFFFGTKAEALGREVRRGMIEPDHPDLSIGRQCKLLSIARSSFYYTPKGETERNLGLMRRIDEQFLETPFFGARQMTWHLRNDGHLVNEKRIRRLMRLMGLMPIYQKPNTSRPAKGHKTYPYLLRGLRVERPNQVWCSDITYLPMRRGFLYLVAIMDWHTRKVLSWRISNTLEADFCVEALTEAIHKFGPPEIMNTDQGSQFTSFAWTDRLRRSGVRISMDGKGRFLDNIFIERLWRTLKYECVYLHAWETGSETRAAIQKWMTFYNHQRPHSALGGRPPALVYWQRNDINQPDQQVRRVA, from the exons ATGTCGAAACGGAAGCAGCACGCGCCTGAGTTCAAGGCGAAGGTCGCGCTGGAAGCCCTGAAAGGCGAGGAGACGGCAGCCGAGCTGGCAAGCCGGTTCGGGGTGCATCCGACGATGATCCATCAATGGAAGCGCGCCCTGCTCGAAGGCGCGTCAGGTGTGTTCGAGCGCGGGAGCCGCAAGAGGCCCGAGATTGACGAGGAGCAGGTGAAGGAGCTCCACGCCAAGATCGGGGAGCTGGCGGTGGCCAACT TCTTTTTTGGAACGAAAGCTGAAGCCCTGGGGCGGGAAGTGAGGCGCGGCATGATCGAGCCGGACCACCCGGACCTGTCGATCGGCCGGCAGTGCAAGCTGCTGTCGATCGCGCGCTCGTCTTTCTACTACACCCCGAAGGGCGAGACCGAACGGAACCTCGGCCTGATGCGGCGGATCGACGAGCAGTTCCTGGAGACCCCGTTCTTCGGCGCTCGGCAGATGACTTGGCACCTGCGCAACGACGGCCACCTGGTGAACGAGAAGCGCATCCGGCGACTGATGCGCCTCATGGGATTGATGCCGATTTACCAGAAGCCCAACACCAGCAGGCCGGCGAAGGGGCACAAGACCTATCCCTACCTGCTCAGAGGTCTGCGGGTGGAACGCCCGAACCAGGTCTGGTGTTCGGACATCACCTATCTGCCCATGCGGCGCGGGTTCCTCTACCTGGTGGCGATCATGGACTGGCACACCCGCAAGGTTCTGTCCTGGCGGATCTCGAACACCTTGGAGGCTGACTTCTGTGTCGAAGCGCTGACCGAGGCCATCCACAAGTTCGGGCCGCCCGAGATCATGAATACCGATCAAGGATCCCAGTTCACGTCCTTCGCCTGGACGGATCGGCTCCGCCGGTCTGGGGTGCGGATCTCGATGGATGGGAAAGGCCGGTTCCTCGACAACATCTTCATCGAGAGGCTGTGGCGCACCCTGAAATACGAGTGCGTCTACCTGCATGCCTGGGAGACCGGTTCAGAGACAAGGGCGGCCATCCAGAAATGGATGACGTTCTACAACCACCAGCGCCCTCACTCAGCCCTCGGCGGCAGGCCACCGGCGCTGGTCTATTGGCAGAGAAATGATATCAACCAACCCGATCAGCAGGTGCGACGAGTAGCTTAA
- a CDS encoding AraC family transcriptional regulator, translating to MKQIGTHALNRRVKTLNRPARNPMAIAEALPAKEYFAQNPVVRTRDMDEARHIISGKLCDHKLEVIGGQSGLFVRHNAVSGQSISANYLHYGADVTVDPGRLGSFYLFQVPLSGRANIRHRGEEMTATTQMGTILNPDRTALLHWGRDCSKLLLQVDKTLLEAVARSITGVPLPGPIRFEMQVDLTNGPGRQLRRLVMACAQAIENGDLFQGQLAARDLKAEDDLAHALLTLQPSNISHIIERSDRRASPREIRIALEYIHANLAEPINLADIARAARLNVRTLQKGFQRFYGQSPMEVLRNARLDTAHYLLAARQDPPSVSEAAYSCGFSHLGRFSYYYKDRFGHLPSEQR from the coding sequence TTGAAGCAAATTGGAACTCATGCGCTAAATCGACGCGTAAAAACCTTAAACCGTCCTGCAAGGAACCCGATGGCCATAGCAGAGGCTTTGCCAGCGAAGGAATATTTCGCGCAGAATCCGGTGGTTCGCACTCGCGACATGGATGAAGCGCGCCATATCATTTCCGGCAAGCTCTGCGATCACAAGCTGGAGGTCATCGGTGGTCAATCCGGCCTTTTCGTCCGCCACAATGCGGTAAGCGGGCAGAGCATTTCCGCAAATTACCTGCACTACGGAGCCGACGTGACGGTGGATCCGGGACGGCTGGGCTCTTTCTATCTGTTTCAGGTGCCGCTTTCGGGACGGGCGAATATCAGGCACCGTGGCGAAGAAATGACCGCCACGACGCAGATGGGAACCATCCTGAACCCGGATCGGACTGCATTGCTGCATTGGGGGCGTGATTGCAGCAAGCTCTTGCTCCAGGTCGACAAGACCCTGCTGGAAGCGGTTGCCCGGTCGATAACGGGGGTTCCGCTCCCGGGACCCATACGATTTGAAATGCAGGTCGATCTGACCAACGGGCCGGGACGCCAGTTGAGACGCCTCGTGATGGCTTGCGCCCAGGCCATTGAAAACGGAGACCTGTTCCAGGGGCAGCTGGCGGCACGGGACCTGAAGGCGGAGGATGATCTGGCGCACGCGCTGCTCACTCTCCAACCGAGCAACATCTCGCACATCATCGAACGCTCGGATCGTCGGGCCAGTCCCAGGGAAATCCGGATCGCGCTGGAGTACATTCACGCCAACCTGGCAGAGCCGATCAACCTGGCTGACATCGCGCGCGCGGCACGCTTGAACGTGCGAACACTCCAAAAGGGGTTCCAGCGCTTTTACGGCCAAAGCCCGATGGAGGTCCTGCGCAATGCACGGCTCGATACGGCTCATTATCTGCTGGCGGCCCGGCAGGATCCGCCCAGCGTGAGTGAAGCGGCATATTCCTGCGGCTTTTCCCATCTTGGCCGGTTTTCGTACTACTACAAGGACCGCTTCGGACATTTGCCGAGCGAGCAGCGCTGA
- a CDS encoding cupin domain-containing protein: MEKGVMKADAGMNDLAWNVVGHTYVPKFLTEETFVWHATIPDGTFVPPHIHPTQDEWIYILDGELEIEFPDDHCKAGSGDTIKMPRGIAHGIFNRSGKTATCIFGVSPARDLYKLFTELDGVRDPQELVRLSALREVNFLPLSNAD, translated from the coding sequence ATGGAAAAAGGCGTAATGAAGGCCGATGCCGGCATGAACGATCTCGCATGGAACGTCGTGGGGCACACCTATGTTCCCAAATTTCTGACAGAGGAGACGTTCGTCTGGCACGCCACCATTCCCGACGGCACGTTCGTGCCGCCGCATATCCACCCGACACAGGATGAGTGGATCTACATTCTGGACGGCGAACTGGAAATCGAGTTTCCCGACGATCACTGCAAGGCCGGGTCCGGCGACACGATCAAGATGCCGCGGGGTATCGCTCATGGCATTTTCAACCGCTCCGGCAAGACCGCGACATGTATCTTCGGAGTGTCGCCGGCGCGCGACCTCTACAAGCTGTTTACCGAGCTGGACGGGGTGCGTGACCCTCAGGAGCTGGTGCGTCTTTCCGCTTTGCGCGAAGTCAACTTCCTCCCCCTTTCCAATGCAGACTGA
- a CDS encoding alpha/beta hydrolase: MSLPPLCDWDDAFANMKHVERSGELPDYWAARAAAYRAGLQAGGHRLDLDIGYGSHPREKLDIVWPDGTPKGLAVFIHGGFWMRLEKGHWTDFAEGARAQGWAVCVASYTLAPEARIHEITAQIGEAISMAAGLVDGPIRLSGHSAGGHLATRMLCSDSPLPGGVFDRIAHTLSISGLHDLRPLLHTAMNRTLNLDLDEARAESAVLAQPAAATPLTCWVGGGERPEFIRQTRLLTDIWAGLDVPVRCEIDGNHNHFTILEGLKDAGSPITAAFVGPVPQDRPRGTPLDA, from the coding sequence ATGAGCTTGCCACCGTTGTGCGATTGGGACGACGCTTTCGCGAATATGAAACATGTCGAGAGGTCCGGCGAACTGCCTGACTACTGGGCCGCGCGGGCGGCCGCCTACAGGGCTGGCCTGCAGGCGGGCGGACACCGGCTGGATCTGGATATCGGCTACGGCAGTCATCCAAGGGAAAAGCTCGACATCGTCTGGCCGGACGGCACACCGAAGGGACTTGCCGTCTTTATTCACGGCGGCTTCTGGATGCGGCTGGAGAAGGGGCACTGGACGGATTTTGCCGAAGGCGCGCGCGCACAAGGGTGGGCCGTCTGCGTGGCAAGCTACACCCTGGCGCCGGAAGCGCGGATCCATGAGATCACGGCGCAGATAGGCGAGGCCATTTCGATGGCTGCCGGGCTGGTGGACGGCCCCATCCGGCTGTCCGGCCACTCGGCCGGCGGTCACCTGGCAACGCGGATGCTTTGCTCCGACAGCCCGCTCCCGGGCGGCGTTTTCGATCGCATCGCCCATACACTGTCAATCAGCGGTCTTCATGACCTGCGACCGCTGCTGCACACCGCAATGAACCGTACACTCAACCTGGATCTTGACGAGGCCCGCGCCGAAAGTGCGGTTCTGGCCCAACCGGCGGCAGCTACGCCCCTGACCTGCTGGGTCGGAGGTGGTGAACGGCCGGAATTCATCCGCCAGACCCGTCTTCTGACCGACATATGGGCGGGACTGGACGTGCCGGTGCGCTGCGAAATTGACGGCAATCACAACCATTTTACGATCCTTGAAGGCTTGAAGGACGCGGGCTCGCCGATCACGGCCGCCTTTGTTGGCCCTGTCCCGCAGGATCGGCCGCGCGGCACGCCCCTCGACGCATGA
- a CDS encoding cupin domain-containing protein has product MTAMAPGIVKSRHGLDEISWNILGQTYVPKQMTEECFSWHATLPPGTFVPPHIHPDQDEYLYILEGRFDFLLDGQEAVGEPGDLVKLPRGIPHGIFNKSGNTIKTLFWVTPTAQLYDLFWALHNLGPEADPAQIVAVSAAHAIDFLPPETETAP; this is encoded by the coding sequence ATGACAGCCATGGCTCCGGGGATCGTCAAGTCCCGCCACGGTCTCGATGAGATAAGCTGGAACATTCTGGGCCAGACCTACGTGCCCAAGCAGATGACCGAGGAGTGCTTTTCCTGGCACGCCACACTGCCGCCGGGAACCTTCGTGCCGCCGCATATTCATCCCGACCAGGACGAATATCTCTATATTCTGGAAGGCCGGTTCGATTTCCTTCTGGACGGGCAGGAAGCCGTCGGCGAGCCTGGAGATCTTGTGAAACTGCCGCGCGGCATTCCCCACGGCATCTTTAACAAGTCCGGGAACACGATCAAAACGCTGTTCTGGGTAACGCCGACCGCGCAGCTCTACGACCTGTTCTGGGCCCTTCACAACCTTGGACCGGAGGCCGATCCAGCCCAGATTGTTGCCGTCTCCGCAGCCCATGCCATCGATTTTCTACCGCCCGAAACCGAGACTGCGCCATGA
- a CDS encoding flavin-dependent oxidoreductase, which produces MTVLIAGAGIGGLTTALMLHERGVKAMVVEQAHEVREVGVGINTLPHSIAELAKLGLLERLDEVGLRTRELRYLTRIGQEVWREPRGLHAGHEYPQFSIHRGRLQKVLFDAVVERMGPEAVLTGLRLSGFIQDEAGVTAHFVNTVDGLSSRTIRGEVLICADGIHSVGRRRFYPDEGVPSWAGVVMWRGAAEWPVWEDGETMAIAGGLGAKLVLYPIAPAKDGRQLMNWVVNVRIADASVSPPPPESWSKQASLAKVLPYARRFHVPGMDLEALVRASGPIFEYPMADRDPLPRWTHGRVTLLGDAAHPMYPVGSNGAAQAILDARCLADEMAAAEHPREALYRYEQDRLPKTAEVVRTNRIGGPERVIDEVEKLSPRRFENVDDVLGYEDRKAIVKGYAKMAGFATKQDA; this is translated from the coding sequence ATGACCGTCCTGATCGCAGGGGCCGGGATCGGCGGGCTGACCACTGCCTTGATGCTGCACGAACGCGGCGTAAAGGCCATGGTCGTCGAACAGGCTCATGAAGTCCGCGAAGTCGGGGTCGGCATCAACACCCTGCCTCATTCCATTGCCGAACTCGCCAAACTCGGCCTGTTGGAACGGCTGGACGAGGTGGGACTGCGGACCCGCGAGCTGCGGTATCTGACGCGCATCGGCCAGGAGGTCTGGCGCGAGCCCCGCGGCCTTCATGCCGGGCACGAATATCCGCAGTTTTCCATTCACCGCGGTCGGCTTCAGAAAGTGTTGTTCGATGCAGTGGTCGAACGCATGGGGCCGGAGGCCGTTTTGACGGGTCTGCGTCTGTCCGGCTTCATTCAGGACGAGGCCGGCGTCACGGCACATTTCGTCAATACGGTCGACGGGCTCAGCTCGAGAACGATTCGCGGCGAGGTGCTGATCTGCGCCGACGGCATTCACAGTGTCGGCCGGCGCCGGTTTTATCCCGACGAGGGCGTGCCGAGTTGGGCCGGTGTCGTCATGTGGCGGGGTGCTGCGGAGTGGCCTGTGTGGGAGGATGGCGAAACCATGGCCATCGCCGGTGGCCTGGGCGCGAAGCTGGTGCTCTATCCGATCGCACCCGCAAAGGATGGACGGCAGTTGATGAACTGGGTGGTGAACGTGCGCATCGCCGATGCCTCGGTTTCGCCGCCGCCGCCGGAAAGCTGGTCGAAACAGGCGTCCCTTGCCAAGGTGCTGCCCTATGCCAGACGCTTCCACGTACCGGGCATGGACCTTGAGGCGCTCGTTCGCGCCAGCGGCCCGATCTTCGAATATCCGATGGCCGATCGCGATCCGTTGCCGCGCTGGACGCACGGGCGCGTCACGCTGTTGGGTGACGCGGCACACCCGATGTACCCGGTCGGGTCGAACGGCGCGGCGCAGGCCATCCTGGATGCACGTTGCCTTGCCGACGAAATGGCCGCTGCGGAGCATCCGCGTGAAGCCCTTTACCGCTACGAACAGGACCGGTTGCCCAAGACCGCCGAGGTCGTGCGCACCAACCGGATCGGCGGGCCCGAACGCGTGATCGACGAGGTGGAGAAGCTCAGCCCGCGCCGCTTTGAAAACGTGGATGACGTTCTGGGATATGAAGATCGCAAGGCGATTGTAAAAGGGTATGCAAAGATGGCCGGCTTCGCCACGAAGCAGGATGCCTGA